The Deinococcus sp. Leaf326 genomic sequence TCTTGTCGAACTGCACGAGGAGTTCGCCGCGGTCGAAGTGCTGCGGCGAGACCACGGGCTTGCGGAACATGTGGTTGCCGTCGTCGTCTATGCCGATGTGGGCGCCCTTGGTAAAACGGAACTCGATCACCTCGCCGTGGGCATGGGTGCGCACCCGTACGCGGTAGGTCTGCGGGTCGTCCTGCTTGACATAGAGGTTGGGGGCGGGCCGGCGAAACAGGTTGAACATAGGGGCAGGGCCTCCGGGGAAAAGAAGAAGGTCGGCGCTCAGAGCGTCTGGAGCAGCCGGGTCAGCAGCCGTACGTGGTCGGGCCAGCGGTCGAGCCGGACATGTTCGTGCGCGGCGTGGGCTCCGTCGCCCGGCGCGCCCAGGCCGTCGAGGGTCGGTGCGAGCGGCGCGGTGAAGTTGCCGTCGCTGCCCCCCCCCACGACCTCGTGCCCGATCTCGAAGCCCAGCTCGGCGGCCAGGGCCCGCGCCTTCGCGTACAGCGCCAGCGTGTCGGGGCCCTGCTCGAACGGAGGCCGGTTCAGGCCACCGGCGACCTCCACGGTCACGCGCGGGTCGCTGGGCCGCCACGCCTGGAGGGCAGCCGTGACGCGCTCGGCCTCGGCCAGGGTCGAGACACGCAGGTCGAAGTCCACGCGGCACTCGGCCGGAATGACGTTCACGGCGCCCCCACCCGAGATGCGCCCGGCACTGACCGTGGTGCCCACCTCGGGGCGGGCGAGGGCCTGCACCGCCAGCACCGCCTCGGCCGCGGCCGTCACGGCACTCACGCCGTCCTGGGGGCGGTTGCCGGCGTGGCTTGACACCCCATGCAGGTGCAGTGTGAAGTCGCCCGTTCCCTTGCGTCCGGTCTTGAGATTGTGGCTGTCCGCCACGGGCGGCTCGACCACGAGCACGGCGCGCGCCCGCCGGGCCGCCGACTCGATGTGGCCTCGGCTGCTGTCACTGCCCGTTTCCTCGTCGGGTGAGAGGAGGACGCGCACGCCGCCTTCCGGCCACTGCCGCTTCAGTGAGCGCAGCGCGTGAAACAGGCCCACGACGCCCGCCTTCATGTCGTAGGTCCCGGGACCGTACAGGCGCTCGCCCTCCTGACGCCAGGGCATGGTCTCCAGCGTGCCGTGCGGCCACACGGTATCGGCGTGCGACAGCGCCAGGAGGTACGGCCCCTCACCCACCCCGAAGTCGAAGACGCGCGTGCCGCCGGGCAGGGCGTGGGTTACGGCGCCCAGGTCCCGCGCCCAGTGTTCAGCCACGTCCATCACGTGCGAGATCGCCACGGGGTCGGTCGAGGGCGATTCGATCTCCACCAGGGCGCGCAGGTCACGCAACATGGCCGCGAGGTCGGGCCGGGCAGGGTCGGCAGTCATGCCGCGCATGCTACCCCCACCCGCCGTGAAACGCCGCCGCCAGGGTTTCCGGGCGGCGGCGCAGCTTGAACTCGGGGTGAGGCGAAAGGGGAACGTCAGACCAGCAGATCGATCTGCTGCGAGTTGGCGCGCAGGACGACCCGGCCCTTGAGGTACAGGTCGTTCAGGGCCTTGGAGCCGAAGATGCGGCCCAGACGGGTGCTCGTGAGCTCGATATTCCGGGTGCCGAGACGCAGCCGGACGACGTCGATGGTGCCGGGGACCCAGGTGCAGGACAGCTCTTGCATGACAGACCTCCTGATGGAAGAAAAAGAAATGGAGAAAAGGGAGGACAAGACAGCTCACAGACGTCCTGAACCGAAAGGGACGTCTGCATTTCACAGACTGGGCTGCCCGTAGGGGCGGGCCCGAGCCATACCGGGAAAACTTGGTAAGACCAGCGTAAGCTACGGAGATGCGCGCAACGCGAGAGAAGTCACCTTCGGCGTTGAGGCGGGGTTTAACTTCCCCCTGATGGCCGTCGGGTCATCCACAGGAGGCGGCTGCCGGCGCTGCTCCGTGCTTGACTGGGGAACATGACTTCTCCTGTTTCCCAGGACGGCGCCGCGCCCGGTCCCGACTCTCTGCTGGCCCTGCGCTTTCCCTCCGACCCGCAGGTCAGCCCCGATGGACGCCGGGTCGCCTACGTCCTCTCGCGGGTCGAGGAAGAGGAGCCGCGCAAGCCCGACGCCGAGTTCGCCCGGCCGCGCTACCGCTCTCACCTGTGGCTGGCCGGGGCGGGCGGCGAGGCCCGGCAGCTCACGCACGGCGAGTCGGGCCGGGGCGACAGTTCACCGCGCTGGTCGCCCGACGGGCAGACCCTGGCCTTCGTGCGTACGGCGGGCGAGGTGAGGGGCGCGCTCATGCTGCTGCCGCTGGCGGGCGGCGAGGCGCGGCGGGTCACGCATTTTCTTCAGGGCGTCCAGAACGTGCAGTGGAGCCCCGACGGGCGGTTCCTCTCCTTTTTCAGCGGTGGGGACGAGCAGGACAAGCGTGACGAGCGGGGCGAAGCCCGCGTCATCACCCGGCCGCGCTACCGCTTCAACGGCCGCGACTGGCTGCCCGAGGCGCCCGCGCGCCTGTGGCGCTACGAGGTGGCGACCGGTGAGCTGAGCGAGTGGCACGCCCCCGAAATCGAGCCGGGGGCCTACGCCTGGCTGCCCGACTCGGGCGGCGTGCTGTTCGTGTCGAGCACCGACGAGCGCGCCGCCTACGAGTGGCGCAGCGAGGTCTACCGCCTGGACCTGGACGGCGCGGTCACGCAGCTCACGGCCTGGGACGCTGCCCTCCAGGCCGTCGTTCCGCACCCGGACGGCGAGCGCTTCGCCGTGGTGGGCCGCCCGAGCGGCAAGGGCAACACCGAGAACGCGCACCTGTATCTGGTCGGGCCTGGAAACGAGGTCACGCGGCTCGACGAGGGCCACGACCACCCGGTCGGCGGCGCGGTGGGGGGCGACTGCCATGTGGGGGCCCTGCCCGAGAAGCCGGTGTGGCTCGATGACCGGACGCTGCTGTTTACCAGCACGGTGCGCGGCAGCGTGGGCCTGTTCACGGCGACAGTCGGCGGCGGCGTCGCGGCACATGACCATGACCCCCAGGGCCTGATCTCGGCCTTCACGGCGT encodes the following:
- a CDS encoding S9 family peptidase, with the translated sequence MTSPVSQDGAAPGPDSLLALRFPSDPQVSPDGRRVAYVLSRVEEEEPRKPDAEFARPRYRSHLWLAGAGGEARQLTHGESGRGDSSPRWSPDGQTLAFVRTAGEVRGALMLLPLAGGEARRVTHFLQGVQNVQWSPDGRFLSFFSGGDEQDKRDERGEARVITRPRYRFNGRDWLPEAPARLWRYEVATGELSEWHAPEIEPGAYAWLPDSGGVLFVSSTDERAAYEWRSEVYRLDLDGAVTQLTAWDAALQAVVPHPDGERFAVVGRPSGKGNTENAHLYLVGPGNEVTRLDEGHDHPVGGAVGGDCHVGALPEKPVWLDDRTLLFTSTVRGSVGLFTATVGGGVAAHDHDPQGLISAFTASSGGVALIRESATRFPEVELNGVAVTDLNAHLPFAPLAPQRVTFGNELGEGEGWVLLPGRVAEGQRVPALLSIHGGPHTDYGYGFTHEFQLLAARGYGVCYSNPRGSVGYGQAWVDAIHGRWGTVDQDDLLAFFDRCLETVPALDPARTAVMGGSYGGFMTNWITAHTDRFQAAITDRSICNLISFGGTSDIGLRFWVDELGLNFARRADAAKLWDLSPLQYVENVTTPTLIVHSVLDHRCPVEQAEQWYAALTLNGVPTRFVRFPGEDHELSRSGRPDRRLKRLEEYLGWLDRWL
- a CDS encoding M20 family metallopeptidase codes for the protein MTADPARPDLAAMLRDLRALVEIESPSTDPVAISHVMDVAEHWARDLGAVTHALPGGTRVFDFGVGEGPYLLALSHADTVWPHGTLETMPWRQEGERLYGPGTYDMKAGVVGLFHALRSLKRQWPEGGVRVLLSPDEETGSDSSRGHIESAARRARAVLVVEPPVADSHNLKTGRKGTGDFTLHLHGVSSHAGNRPQDGVSAVTAAAEAVLAVQALARPEVGTTVSAGRISGGGAVNVIPAECRVDFDLRVSTLAEAERVTAALQAWRPSDPRVTVEVAGGLNRPPFEQGPDTLALYAKARALAAELGFEIGHEVVGGGSDGNFTAPLAPTLDGLGAPGDGAHAAHEHVRLDRWPDHVRLLTRLLQTL